The Bradyrhizobium guangxiense genomic sequence AACATAGGTTAATCTGAGTTCCGCCTCCTTTGCGATTTTGGAACAGAGGGTGCTGTTGGACATTTTCCCGCACCACCGATCGGGGCCCTAGCCGTAGGCGTCGGTGGCTGAGAGACACGCGCGCTCCCGCCTGCGTTGGGAGTGCCGGATGCCCCTTTATTTCTTCGACTTCCGCGATGGGGAGGACCTTATCCTCGATGAGGAAGGGTTGGATCTGCGGGACATGATGGCGGTCCAAAGAGAGGCGGCCCGCGCTCTGGCGGGACTGGCAGCGGATAGCATGGCAAGTTTCAAGGACTCGCAAGTCCATCAAATGGCAATCGCCGTGCGCGATAAAAGCGGCCCTGTGATGGAAGTCGAGTTCTCCTTTACGATCATCCACACGCAGTAAGCCCACCCCTGCTGGCGACGTCTTCGCCAATGTCGCCTGTTGGCCCTTAGCGGTCCTCGCTCTTAAACGCCGCGACGTCTGCTGTCATTCGGACAAGGGACTCGTGTGGAATCTTGAGTTCAGTGGATGCTTGGCGGTCGTTGCCAACCAGCGGCCGGTTGAAGTAGGGAACGAATCGTAATCCCACGAATTGCTTCTGTGCTCCGGTGTCCACCACGCCCCCCTGAAGCCGGAGCAGACCCCACGGCCCCGGCAGCCTGCCTGCTGGGGCCGCCGTTTTCATAAACGCCTCTTTGTGTCCACGACGTAGCCGTCCGGCATTTCAGGCACATCGTCCGGATTGCCGGGCTCGGTCCTGTTGCAGATGGGGCAAGGCTCGCCGGGCGCACCGCAAGGACAGGCTCGGTGGCCGAACATCGGTCGGTCGGGGTGAGTCTCGCAGACCCACCGGATGTTGTCGCATCGTGCGCAGTACCTCATGATGATGGTACGTGCTCGCGGCCCACGGGTTTCACACGGACTACGCCGCATGGCTCCTGCCTTCCTCGCTTAGTTCGAAGCGCTGTCCGCTCCTGACGAGTAAGCCGGCCTCAATCATCTGCTTGGCAAGCGACATGCTACAGACCGGGTGAGCGCTCCCGGGATGGTAGAGCTTGGAGCCGCGCGCCACGAGAACCCCATATAGTAGCGTGAGGCGCAGCGGCCGTAGCATTCCCGGCGAAACTTCTGGCATGTCCAGAAAAGTGCAAAGAGGGGCGGTCGTTCCTTTGAATCGCTTCAGGCGGCTCCGCGCAGAGGCAGCGCGAGTTGCAGACCAAACGGGCGGGAGCTGTTGGCGCGGACGAACGCTTCCAGCGCGGGCGGAAGTTCGATCCGTTCGTGCGACACTCGGTCGGCGAGCGCGTCTGCTATGTCCTCTGTGGCATCGCGGGACCACCCTTCGACAGCGTTGAAAGCGACAATTTTGATCGGATAGGCATACTGCCCCGACAGTAGGTCCCGCAGCACCGTTTCACGGTCTGTGTCCTGCTCGTCGGTTTCGCGCCAGGCGCAGCCAAGGCGCGCGCCGAAATCCTCAAGCACCAGATAGATGTCGCGGTCGAGACGATCTAGCGGGACAATCGATGGTGACTGACGCATACGCTACTCCGGAACTTCCATGGGAGAAGTCGTGTCTATGGCGCATTGTTCCGACGATGGGCCGCGAGCGCAAGAGGCGGCTGACCGGTGTCGAAATCCGGCCTTACGTCGGCGCCGCGCCGGCCGCAGGCGGTGCAGGTGAAGCGGGGCTCGACGTCGGAAAGCCGAAGCTCATCAGCCCAAAAATGGGCGCTGACTGAGGTGTTGTGGCCACAGCGGTAGTCGGCACAGTAGATCAAGACGTCACGTAGACCCATCTCGCGCAGCTCGCCGAAGGTAATCTTGACCGGGCGGCCGTCTGGGGGCGTGGTGCGTTTGGAGCGAGGCATCTCGCTAAGAATGGCGACGTACGCCGAGAGTCAAATTGTCAATTGCTAGTAGCTAAAAAGCTTGCCAGCCACAGCTCGTAGTC encodes the following:
- a CDS encoding DUF6894 family protein, which encodes MPLYFFDFRDGEDLILDEEGLDLRDMMAVQREAARALAGLAADSMASFKDSQVHQMAIAVRDKSGPVMEVEFSFTIIHTQ